The genomic window CGAATCCAATCGGCTGCGGAGGTTGCCGAGCGGCTCGAGCCCTGGTCTGCTGCGACGATGGAATTCATCGATCGTCCGATCGATCGTCGCTCTTGGACACCACCGCCACCACCGAAAGAGCCACCGCCGTCGCGTGACCATGGCGAAGACCTCGATCCAACCTCTGCCGGGTATTCGGAGGCGTTAAGTCAATCGGGCGCCGCGTCCGATCAAGATTTACCGTCTGCGATGCAGCCGGAAATCGGAACCGGATCCGATCTGGTTTTCCCGCCAACCGGCAGCGTATCGCTGGATCCCAATCTCAAGAAAAACGACTCCCCGAGTCTGCTGCTGCCGATTGCTCTGACGTTAGCAATCGCGGTACCCATCAGTTTGCTGGTGGGTGCGATCATTGGGTACTTGATCCGAGAATCGATGTAAGCTTGATACCTGACGCAGCATTTTTCCCATCCACCCGTTCTTCCGAAGAGCCTAAAAACTCGGGTTGACGGTAGTGGATCTTGTTAAAGATCCTGCAGCTCGGGTTGGCGGTAGTGGATCTTGTTAAAGATCCTGCAGCTCAGGTTGGCGGTAGTGGATCTTGTTAAAGATCCTGCAGCTCGGGTTGGCGGTAGTGGATCTTGTTAAAGATCCTGCAGCATTGAGAATTTCAACAAACCCCACCAAACCCCACTACGAACGCTTCTCCGCTTCAACGCCTTGTCGCTTGATTCTCGCATTCCATTTTTCGCGGGCTAGTTGTTGCATATCAACCGCTTGATCTTGCTCGTCGACAATCTCCAGTCCGAGCAGTGTTTCGACGACATCCTCAAGCGTCACGATTCCTTCCATGCCACCAAATTGGTCGACCACCAATGCGATATGGGCACGATTGTTTAACAGCAAATCAAACACGCTGGCGATTGAATCGGCTTCATGCACCGATTCGATCGGTCGAGAAAAGTTCGCTAGCGGTTGTTCGTCATCGCCCGAAGCAATCGCAACAAGTATTTCATCTTTTAGAACAAAACCGGTAACATGGTCTTGGCGATCATGATACAGAGGCACACGTGAGACGGGCCACTTCTTGACGATTTCGGCTACCTCGCCAAGAGTCTTGGTTTGCTCAGCACTGATGACGACCATTCGCGGTGTCATCACATCGCCAACGGTGATTGAGTCGAGTTTGAGAAGGTTGCGAAGGATTCGCGATTCACGCGCTTGTAGTAACCCTTCGCTGCTGCCCAGTTCCGCCATCGCCTCAATCTCTGCTCGCGTGACAAGCTTTTGATCCTTATTGCCGGACAGCAGTTTGGTCAGGAATTCGGACATCCAAACCAAAGGCCACATCAAATAGATCAAGCCTTGCACAAAGATGGCGACCGGTGCGGCCAACCGTCGCCAATGGAGTGCTCCGACCGTTTTGGGGATGATCTCGCTAAGCACCAGGATCAACAGCGTCAAGATTGCACTGATCACACCTACGTATTGGTCGCCATAGATTTTGGCTGCTTGAGCACCGACACCCGCTGCGCCAACGGTGTGGGCAATCGTGTTGAGGCTCAGGATTGCCGCCAACGGTCGATCGATATTCTCTTTAAGCCGTAGGATTCGGATTGACGATTTGCTGGAATCTTGCCGGCGTTCGGCCAGAAAACTGGGGGTGATCGAAAGTAGGACTGCCTCCGCGATCGAGCACAAAAACGAAAATCCGATGGCGATTGCCAAATACAGAAAAAGAAAGAAATGTTGCATCCGTCGTTCGTTTCGCGAGTTGGGGCCAAGTGGAAATCAACCCGCAAAGCATAGTATACTGGTAGCAATAGCGAAACTCGCCCAATGGTCGGCATCGTTCTGGTCTTGGTGCTACGGTTTATCGGAACCGCTCGGCTTCTTATTTAATGCTTCATTGACTGGCATTTTTTTTCGCGACCTAAATCATTTATCGAGGTAACAAACGGTGGGTCCACAATTACCCGATTTCGGATGCTTCCCGCGATGGCCCGAAAATGGATACGATTTTGTCCATCCCGACGATCACGAAATCGTCCTCAAACTTATTCCCAGCGAACGAGTGATGCGGCGGGAACACTTTGACGGTGCCTATTATCACTACTCGTACGGATCGACTCGCTTCCGGTTGAAACCGTGTCTCTGGCTGAAGGTCAAAACGGACGGTATCGACATTGGCGATTCGGTGGAAACGGTTGGCGTTAATATGGAACGAGAACGATTCGTGGCGAAGGTCTACGGCATGTATTACATTCGCCGAAAAGGTTGTATCCTATACCGTCTTCGCCGAGACGATACGATCGTTCCAAATTTGTATTTGGCGGAGCATTTGCGATTGTTGACCGAGAAAGCAAAGGTGCGGCGAGGCGAAATTCCGCATCCGACGCCGAAAGCGTTTGACCGTAGCGAGCGGTTAGAATTGTGAGGCGAGCGACGGACCATCCTTGCCGCCCTAAGACAAGTAGAAAATTTGCTGCCACTTGCCTAAACGGGGGCAGCAAGCTTGCACGCCAGACGTTTTGTCGCTTTCGTGCAAAAATCGATTGATTCCGCTTTTCCTTTGTCATTGCACAAGGAATAATACGGCAATCGCCTGTCGAAAAGGCATTTTCCAATCCTGTTCGCTTCGGTCGTCCTTCCAAAAATGTCCATGCCAGTAAAATCGAAACAAGCGACGACTGGACCAACGGCGGTGCGGGTTGGATCGCGACTTGGCAAGTACCGTATTGAACGACGGTTGGGTGTGGGCGGTTTCGCAACCGTGTATGCTGCATTCGACACCCTGTTAGGGATCAAAGTCGCGTTAAAGATTCCCTCTCCCGAATTGGTCTCACCCACGTTGCTTGACGAATTTCGCCGCGAAGCGAGATTGACGATCCAGTTGGACCATCCCAATATTTTGCCGATACGCGATGCAACGTTTGTCGAGAACCATTTCGTAATCATCACACCGATGGCCGAACGAACCTTGAGTGACCGTCTGCAGAACCGAATGGGTTTTGACTTGGCATTTGATATTCTGACTCAACTTCTTCAGGGTGTCGCCTACGCTCACGAACAGGGCGTGATCCATTGTGACATCAAGCCCGAAAACGTATTGATGTTCGACGACAACCAAATCAAGCTGGCTGATTTTGGGATCGCCAAGGCGACTCAGAAAACGATTAGCGGATCGGGAACGGGTACGGTCGGCTACATGGCTCCGGAGCAAGCGATGGGAAAACCCTCTGCTCGATCGGACGTTTTTTCGATCGGATTGATCGCCTATCGACTGTTCTCTGGGAAATGGCCTGAGTATCCGTTCGAATGGCCTATGGCGGGTAACGCAGCATTGCGCCGCCGCGCCCATGGTGATTTAATCGCCATAATCCGCAAATCTTTGCTGGTGACCCCGCGCAAACGCTATCGAGACGCCGGGCAAATGCTAGCGGCTGTCAAACAAACTCGCTTGAAAGCGATCCGGTACTCTCGCCGACACCGAACAACAAGCTAGAATGATAGTGGAGCCTGTTTGATCGTCGGCTTTCGCGGCGAGAAAGGGAACGAAGCAGGATCCGCGCCCCTTTTTGCGACCAATCCTTCAACACCGTACGATCATGCTGACCACGATGCCTGAAACGCAGCGAGACTTTTTCGTCGAGAGCGATATGCTCGAGTCGCAATCGCTTGCAACGCTCCGTGGGTGTGTGGTCGCAATCGCTCGCCGTTGCCCCGGCAAAGAAGAACCCAATGACGACAGTGCCGTCGTCATCCGGGCGGCTTCGGGGGCGATCGTCATGGCGGTCGCTGACGGCGTCGGTGGTTGTCCGCTCGGCTATAAAGCATCCGCGATCGCGGTTGAGTGTATTGCCGAAGCGGTCTTGGCAGCCGATTGGAACGTGGACCTACGGGCTCCGATCTTGGACGCGATTGAAAAGGCGAATGAAGACATTTTGGATCTCGGCGTCGGAGCCGCAACGACGTTATCGGTCGTTGAGATTGTCGACTCAAAAGCGAGAGCCTACACCGTTGGTGATTCGATGACGATGATCGTCGGGCAACGTGGCATGCTGAAGTGGCGATCCACCTCTCATTCGCCCGTTGGTTATGCGGTCGAATCGGGATTGCTCGACGAGGAGTCCGCGATGATTCACGACGAGCGACACGTCGTATCCAACTTGGTTGGATCTTCGACGATGCATATCGGCGTGGGCCCCGCACAAACGTTGCGACCGCGCGACCGTGTGCTGAT from Novipirellula aureliae includes these protein-coding regions:
- a CDS encoding CNNM domain-containing protein produces the protein MQHFFLFLYLAIAIGFSFLCSIAEAVLLSITPSFLAERRQDSSKSSIRILRLKENIDRPLAAILSLNTIAHTVGAAGVGAQAAKIYGDQYVGVISAILTLLILVLSEIIPKTVGALHWRRLAAPVAIFVQGLIYLMWPLVWMSEFLTKLLSGNKDQKLVTRAEIEAMAELGSSEGLLQARESRILRNLLKLDSITVGDVMTPRMVVISAEQTKTLGEVAEIVKKWPVSRVPLYHDRQDHVTGFVLKDEILVAIASGDDEQPLANFSRPIESVHEADSIASVFDLLLNNRAHIALVVDQFGGMEGIVTLEDVVETLLGLEIVDEQDQAVDMQQLAREKWNARIKRQGVEAEKRS
- a CDS encoding serine/threonine-protein kinase, which encodes MPVKSKQATTGPTAVRVGSRLGKYRIERRLGVGGFATVYAAFDTLLGIKVALKIPSPELVSPTLLDEFRREARLTIQLDHPNILPIRDATFVENHFVIITPMAERTLSDRLQNRMGFDLAFDILTQLLQGVAYAHEQGVIHCDIKPENVLMFDDNQIKLADFGIAKATQKTISGSGTGTVGYMAPEQAMGKPSARSDVFSIGLIAYRLFSGKWPEYPFEWPMAGNAALRRRAHGDLIAIIRKSLLVTPRKRYRDAGQMLAAVKQTRLKAIRYSRRHRTTS
- a CDS encoding PP2C family protein-serine/threonine phosphatase, whose protein sequence is MLTTMPETQRDFFVESDMLESQSLATLRGCVVAIARRCPGKEEPNDDSAVVIRAASGAIVMAVADGVGGCPLGYKASAIAVECIAEAVLAADWNVDLRAPILDAIEKANEDILDLGVGAATTLSVVEIVDSKARAYTVGDSMTMIVGQRGMLKWRSTSHSPVGYAVESGLLDEESAMIHDERHVVSNLVGSSTMHIGVGPAQTLRPRDRVLIASDGLFDNLHISEVVSKIKNGDPRKQMEALIGFADDRMNGRTDELPGKPDDLTVLLYSQKS